From the Drechmeria coniospora strain ARSEF 6962 chromosome 02, whole genome shotgun sequence genome, the window CAAGTGACCCCAGAGGCACCCGAGGTCTCAGAAGCCGCATGAGAGCCTAGACCAACGCCGGCTTCAAACAAGGAACTTGCCTAATTGAAAACGAAAGAGGAGGAATGTTTAGGTACGGGCGGCTCCAAGTCATTGCTAGTTAGGTTCAGCCGAGTAGGGATCATTTGAATATGCGTTGAGATCACTATGCACGATAGATTTTCGCGGAGGCCTCGGGACCCTCGGAATTGGTGTTACGACACCCTCGCAGGTGGATCATTTGCCATCCATCCGCTCGTAAcaggaccgaatgttgtaGATTCCTCGTGGAGTCCGTCAACTCGAAGGGTGGTGACAAGGAGGTGCAGTATCGGGACGCATTCTCCCACCCACGTCGAGGTATTTGAATCAGGTTCGGCCACAAAAAAAAGAGTACACGAAGCTCTATGTCTGTTTTCCCTCATTCCCGGGACTAAAAATACCTAAAATCGGATTGTTATCTGACGAGGGCGGGCCGTGAAGTACGATGTGaaggacggcggccatgctAACATGCCCGTCACGACATGACTAAGCAAGGAACCAACGTTCCAACGAGCTCACTTCCTGATCGAGCTCATTTTGACTGCTTTCCTAACCAGCTCCAGCCCAACGATCGAAATGATGCTCCCCTTTCTGCTGCTGGGCCTCGCGCCTCTCGCAGCTGCCGTGTTTCaagacgaggtcggcgacaTCGACTTTCACTACTCGCTTCTCGGCCTGCCGCAGCCGGAGACGAGCTTCTTCCACAAGCCACGCAGCGACGACAAGGCAAGCCTGCTCTACACCCTCAGCGACCTGGGCGTGCTTGGTGCCGTGAACCCCAGCACTGGCGACCTGGTATGGAGGCATCAgatcgaggccgatggcACGGGCTACCTAAGGGCACCCTTTGGCGAAAATTGGTTGGCGGCCGCTCGGGGAAACAAGGTCCAGGCTTGGAACGCCCTCTCCGGCCGCAACATTTGGCAGGTCGAGTTTCAAGGTACCGTGAAGGATCTGGAGATCCTCGAGCTCTCCGAGACCTCGCGCAAGGACGTTCTTGCGCTgttcgacgaggacggcatcaCTGTGCTGCGTCGCCTGCACGGAGGCCTTGGTACCGTCGTCTGGGAGTTCCGCGAAAATAGCAAGGACACGCCCCTGCAGATTTCCAACAACATCGCCAACATATACGTCATCAGCCTCCACGGCACGCCGGCCTCATATAATCTCAAGGTCATCTCGATCAACACGGCCACAGGCTCGCGCGTGGACCACTGGACCGTTGGCACGCAAGGCGACATCCACGCCGCCAAGGACGTCAAGTTTGTCGGTGCCAACTCGGCCGCTCCCATCGTTGCCTGGGCCACCAGGCCGTCCAAGCTGAGCGTCAATGTTATTGGCACCAAGACCAAGCAGGAATTCAACCTCCATACCGACGCCGAGTCGATCCAGGTCCACGCACCACATCTGGCCCAGTCCCAGCCGCACTTCTTGGTCCATGTCCAAACCAAAGCTGACGCGCAAGGCGAAAAGAGCAACAAAGGTCTCGTCTTCCATACAGACCTCAAGACCGGGCAGATAAATCTTGCCTACGAGCTGCCTTCCTTCCTCGGAGATGGCGCCTTTGCCACGAGctccgacggcgccaacgtcTATTTCACCCAGGCGAGCGCCGACGAATCGCTTGTTGTGTCGTCCGACTCGCACGCCATTCTCGCCCGCTGGCCCGTGAAGAACACCAGCCCCGTTCAGGCTGTCAGCGAGGTCATCAAGAAGCCGAACGGTGAGATTGCCATGCGCTCGGCGGTTGTCACTCGCTCCGACGACTGGACGCTGATGCGCAACGGCGAGCGCGACTGGACACGCCACGAGGGTCTTtccggcgccgtcgcagctGTATGGGTCGagaagggcgagggcgaggacctCGCCAAGGTTCTAGCCGAGGAAGCTCATACGAACCCGATCTCGGCGTACGTGCACCGCGTCAAGCGCCACCTCCGGGACCTGGAACGTCTCCCCGCCTACCTGGCGAGCATTCCCAAGCATCTGGTCG encodes:
- a CDS encoding DUF1620-domain-containing protein encodes the protein MMLPFLLLGLAPLAAAVFQDEVGDIDFHYSLLGLPQPETSFFHKPRSDDKASLLYTLSDLGVLGAVNPSTGDLVWRHQIEADGTGYLRAPFGENWLAAARGNKVQAWNALSGRNIWQVEFQGTVKDLEILELSETSRKDVLALFDEDGITVLRRLHGGLGTVVWEFRENSKDTPLQISNNIANIYVISLHGTPASYNLKVISINTATGSRVDHWTVGTQGDIHAAKDVKFVGANSAAPIVAWATRPSKLSVNVIGTKTKQEFNLHTDAESIQVHAPHLAQSQPHFLVHVQTKADAQGEKSNKGLVFHTDLKTGQINLAYELPSFLGDGAFATSSDGANVYFTQASADESLVVSSDSHAILARWPVKNTSPVQAVSEVIKKPNGEIAMRSAVVTRSDDWTLMRNGERDWTRHEGLSGAVAAVWVEKGEGEDLAKVLAEEAHTNPISAYVHRVKRHLRDLERLPAYLASIPKHLVGNMAGADEGVDTFGFHRIVVVVTRRGRFYGLDSASGKILWTKKWFSSFDSRGILADGDTVTAYGAGGEHAVFNASTGEARSVSIGPSVFGTAVVETDTGKVLLPQPGPPTEDLMVIREGETIKAVRRGQDVWQLRLLPGQKIVDIATPSPNPIASIGRVLGDRRVMYKYLNANSIVLAISKATELTIQLVDSVSGQVLTSQVYSGVDSSVSCTAAENWYACSFFGDRPDGAKGYQLVVSDLYESPEPNNRGPLGDAANFSSLNPIDNPTGVALPWVVSQAYILSQPLTRLSVTQTRQGITTRLLVGYLPDAHGIVGLSRHVIDPRRPVGRDPSATEMEAEGLMRYHPALEIAPQTMLSHERDLLGIAGIEATATLVESTSMLVAYGVDVYVVRVAPSGVFDILGKSFGKATLVATVMALLGGVMFLTPMVHFSPVAFIDHKADNLQVRRKQINMQWGAFL